TTTAATGAAAAAAAGGATGATTCATCATTTATAGAAAAAAAATCATAATCTATTTCTGAATTGCTATTTCTAAAAATATCGATTAGCCCTAAGCCTGCCCCCCCTTTTAATCCTGGTTTTTTATCCAATAGATTATGTTTATATAATTCTGATAAACTTTCCTTGCTACGATTTTTGAGATTATCTAATTTTTTCTGTAGTTCACTTACTTTCTTATTGTCAACAATGTTGCCTGCACTAATAAAATATCCATTGCCTTTAATTCCTATAATAATTATCCCTTCACAGTTTTCTTTAATCTTTTTACCATGTTTACTGATGTTTTGAAGCAATTCAACTAGCACGTAATAAACTTTTTTCATTTTCCCAATATTACCGGTTTGATTCAAATTATGTTCAATCATACCTAAAATAGGAAGAATAGTTTCTTGAGAAAAATTTCCTTTATATGCAAGCAGAATATTATCTGAATACATAATATCATGTATTTCTTTAGTATGACTTAGGGGAAATATGAGTGGGTTTTTTTCTTCAGGGCTTGTTTTAGATTTTAACTTTAATTGTAAATGGAAAAGGGAAAGAAAGTAATTTACAAATTCAAAATCAAAAGTAATTGGATGTCCACTTTTCCGGGCCATTTCTATAATTCCAAGTCCGGCACCACCTTTTTCAGAATAACTTTCATTGGTAAGAACTTCTAAATACAATTCTTTGAGTTCAGCCTTTTCTAATTTATTTACAATATCTAATTGTCCCTTTATTCGCTCAATCTTGGTATTTTCAATTAAATTAGTAGAGCTAATGTAAATGGTGTTTTCAATATTTCTTACCAAAAACATTTCGGGTAAATTGTTTGTTCTGTTTTTGATTTTTGGTTTATCACTATGGTGAATAATATTTTGAAAACATTCAGCCATTAAAAAGGAAACTGTATTGTTTAATTTTGATATTTCAGGAATATTATTGATGTTAAATTCACTTAACCGAAGTAAATTTTCAGTAATATTTTCATTGAAATCTGCCTGATAAACAAATGTGGAACTATCCTTTTCCAATTGCTTAAAAAAAGCAAAAAACACTTTAGGTTTCATTCTGATTTTTTTATATAATGGAAAAATAAATAAATTAATTATTATTCTGATAAAGATAAGAATAATAGGATTTGCCTTTAAAGTAAAAGAAATAAAATAGTATCTAAACTTTTATATACACTATCCTTTTTATTCACTTTTAAAAAATCAAATTAATTATTTAACATTATGGGCATAACAAGCATTAGAATGTCTTCTTCAGGAGAGTCACTATTTGCAGGTGTTAGTATCCCTGCTCTGTTTGGGGCAGACATTTCAATGTTAACTTGTTCCGAATCAAGGTTATTCAGCATTTCCATCAGGAATTTAGAATTAAAGCCAATTTCCATATCCTCGCCATCATACTGACATGTTAATCTTTCTGTGGCTTCATTTGCAAAATCAAGATCCTCAGCTGAAACCTGTAATTCACTTCCCGTCATTTTTAATCTTACCTGATGGGTGGTTTTATTGGAAAATATCCCTACCCTTCGAATTGAACTTAAAAAGGAAGCACGATCAATTGTTAATTTGTTTGGATTCTCCTTAGGAATTACAGCCTCATAATTTGGATATTTTCCATCAATCAACCTGCAAATAAGGTTTATATTGGCAAATGAAAAGAATGCGTTTGAATTATTGTATTCTATGCTTACATTAGTATCTTCATTTTGAAGCAAGTTTTTAAGCAGGTTTAAAGGTTTTTTAGGTAAAATGAAGGAAGTGTTTTTGTCTGACTTAGCATCGGTTCTGCTGTATCTAACTAGTTTGTGGGCATCGGTTGCAACAAAAATAAGATTTTCACTAGATAACATGCAATAAACCCCAGACATAACAGGTCTTAATTCATCATTTCCACTTGCAAAAATTGTTTTATTTATTCCATTGGCTAAAACAGATGAATTTATAGTAAGTGAGTTTGGTGATTCAATAGTTGGAAGCCTGGGAAATTCTTCACCATCATGTCCTGTAAGTTTATATTTTCC
This is a stretch of genomic DNA from Bacteroidota bacterium. It encodes these proteins:
- the dnaN gene encoding DNA polymerase III subunit beta, with protein sequence MKFIVSSMTLLKQLQNISGVLNSSNTLPILDNFLFEIKENELVISASDLETTMSTSLPVEAKDKGKIAIPARLLMETLKAFPEQPLTFTIQDKTNGIEIGSDFGKYKLTGHDGEEFPRLPTIESPNSLTINSSVLANGINKTIFASGNDELRPVMSGVYCMLSSENLIFVATDAHKLVRYSRTDAKSDKNTSFILPKKPLNLLKNLLQNEDTNVSIEYNNSNAFFSFANINLICRLIDGKYPNYEAVIPKENPNKLTIDRASFLSSIRRVGIFSNKTTHQVRLKMTGSELQVSAEDLDFANEATERLTCQYDGEDMEIGFNSKFLMEMLNNLDSEQVNIEMSAPNRAGILTPANSDSPEEDILMLVMPIMLNN